One genomic segment of Gemmatimonadota bacterium includes these proteins:
- a CDS encoding FtsX-like permease family protein, with protein MYSRIFGYFFLAVGVLLFLAVAVAGPAWVTEHVILRIVSLPEDVPPRPLEEAPVSWEEVSEIVTREHVEAHVRAMSENPSRVVGYPGNRAAMEYVVDAFHAGGLSDVAVDTFTVSSPVDHGFTLTVHDSVETEIPVYQFWPNLVRLNSFPDGIRGALHYGRRGEFQAFNGKEIEGSIVLVDFDGRDQYLNARMLGAQAVLFHDSGPGSVTNNQAQRKILDVPADVPRFWVPDPHAAEVLAAARSGEVEVTIRGRMSWERAETWNVMGWIPGKDEPLPGGDGTEKWKDRIVVLSTFYDAMSVVPGLAPGAESAGGVAAMLELINVLRAHPPGYTVLFLATSAHFHGLQGVNDFLDRHQRKDEFFLERIPEADRIPFDLFLGLDLTSRADQVGLFSYGDFIFFTSNLEILYEPYADRYLNYARKAGVHDEADSRTAYLNTLTHPLRSQESFMPAGPAFDHEMVTLAGLNGMTFATVNDNRLLIDTPKDRIEYVDFSNLVRQIRTLGTLLPAMLSDPEAFDVDESIRLKDEGRDIEGRVLEFDRTVDFFKPNTPVSDALVVYEPGYQSHSGVRGFMVTHADSLGYFRHSMVRFPRGPTELRSYGLGADGRIVYAPDLGEEGNATFPLAVPNAAKVNNTIQVLFPCEEINLFDIVDPGVFVALDNLTVLGRDNSPLRKYGAAFVEDQSFFGNWMTNAAVVFARPEDRVKMFMSSGPRGVKYLLTNTPESWLDEPPESISDDAMALAQGRGFTADHGLILYPFYQSALDLWSLNRARLMKLEDHGVTNARAAELHEESTEALRAAREALENRRYDAFAAQSREAWGYEARAYPDVRYAADDTVDGIVFYFMLLVPFCFFLERLFFGFTDIRKRLASVGVIFAAVFMLLQNVHPAFQLSLTPYMVFLAFLILAMALIIITMIVTRFDTEMKNLTRSAAGLHEADIGRLSATAVAISLGISNLRKRKMRTALTAVTLTLLTFTVLSFTSFRTGIQFYTLDRENTPPYDGVLMRSLSWHSLPTSFLPYVENAFEDQADVVPRSWYEPEDMTSPYIDLRVPGKGTATTVQSVLGLHADEPAVTGLDRYLVTGGRWFAPDERTVCLLPTELAERLNVGPEDVGTAEVEILGGRYTVIGLLDSDGFDAYRDMDDESIMPASFSMTRTLTEMDIEVFMSTIQASEHLPSRNVLVLPYRQTLDLNGSTRSVAIAGFADGDQLRDSVEAFMSRVLLAVFVGMEDEVRVYSSLGATSVSGLANLIILVLIAAFLVLNTMMGAVFERFREIGVYSAVGLAPNHVAALFIAEAAVFATLGAVFGYLAGQIITMGLSQWDLLGGMSLNYSSLSTVYATMVVMAIVFLSTLYPAKKAADMTVEDVTRRWSPPPPDDDDWCFEFPFTVTVPEALPLSGYLNHIFQTHEDSSAEDFVAEGTSLDAIQGDTFDTYHVASTVWLAPYDLAISQDVRLELEPVLHERLYRILIVIHRRSGDLAQWQTINRRFFSVLRKRFLVWRTLAEPIKARYRDIKAFDRHTAL; from the coding sequence GTGTATTCGCGCATATTCGGTTACTTTTTCCTCGCCGTGGGCGTCCTGTTGTTTCTCGCCGTGGCCGTCGCCGGCCCGGCCTGGGTGACGGAGCACGTGATCCTGAGGATCGTCTCCCTTCCCGAGGACGTGCCGCCCAGACCCCTCGAGGAGGCGCCGGTGTCCTGGGAAGAGGTCTCCGAAATCGTTACCCGGGAACACGTGGAGGCCCATGTCCGGGCGATGAGCGAAAACCCGTCCCGCGTCGTCGGCTATCCGGGCAACCGGGCGGCCATGGAATACGTGGTCGATGCCTTCCATGCCGGAGGCCTGTCCGACGTAGCCGTCGACACCTTCACGGTATCCTCTCCCGTCGACCACGGATTCACGCTGACCGTGCACGACTCCGTCGAGACCGAGATACCGGTGTACCAGTTCTGGCCCAACCTGGTCCGGCTGAATTCCTTCCCCGACGGGATCCGGGGGGCCCTGCACTACGGCAGGCGGGGCGAATTCCAGGCCTTCAACGGGAAGGAGATCGAGGGGAGCATCGTCCTGGTCGATTTCGACGGGCGCGACCAGTACCTCAACGCGCGGATGCTCGGTGCCCAGGCCGTGCTGTTCCACGACAGCGGCCCCGGTTCCGTGACCAACAACCAGGCCCAGCGAAAGATCCTGGACGTGCCCGCCGACGTGCCGCGCTTCTGGGTCCCGGACCCGCATGCCGCCGAGGTCCTGGCGGCCGCGCGGTCCGGCGAGGTCGAAGTGACGATCCGGGGACGCATGTCATGGGAACGGGCGGAGACCTGGAACGTCATGGGGTGGATACCGGGCAAGGACGAGCCGCTGCCCGGAGGCGACGGCACGGAGAAGTGGAAAGACCGGATCGTCGTGCTGTCAACGTTCTACGACGCCATGTCGGTCGTACCCGGACTGGCGCCGGGCGCCGAGAGCGCGGGGGGCGTCGCCGCCATGCTGGAGCTGATAAACGTGCTCCGGGCCCATCCGCCGGGATACACGGTGCTGTTCCTGGCCACGTCCGCCCATTTCCACGGGCTGCAGGGCGTGAACGACTTCCTGGACCGTCACCAGAGGAAAGACGAGTTCTTCCTGGAACGGATCCCCGAAGCGGACCGGATCCCCTTCGACCTGTTCCTGGGCCTGGACCTCACCAGCAGGGCGGACCAGGTCGGCCTGTTCAGCTACGGCGATTTCATCTTCTTCACCTCGAATCTGGAGATTCTGTACGAACCCTATGCGGACCGGTACCTGAATTACGCGCGCAAGGCCGGGGTCCACGACGAAGCGGACAGCCGGACGGCCTACCTCAACACGCTGACGCACCCGCTCCGGTCGCAGGAAAGCTTCATGCCCGCCGGTCCCGCCTTCGACCACGAGATGGTCACGCTCGCCGGGCTCAACGGCATGACCTTCGCCACGGTAAACGACAACCGGCTCCTCATCGATACCCCGAAGGACCGGATCGAGTACGTCGATTTCTCCAACCTGGTCCGGCAGATCCGGACGCTGGGCACCCTGCTTCCCGCCATGCTGTCCGATCCCGAGGCCTTCGACGTGGACGAGTCGATACGGCTCAAGGACGAGGGCCGCGATATCGAGGGCCGGGTCCTCGAATTCGACCGCACCGTCGATTTCTTCAAGCCCAATACCCCGGTTTCCGACGCCCTGGTCGTCTACGAGCCGGGATACCAGAGCCACAGCGGCGTGCGGGGGTTCATGGTTACCCACGCCGACTCGCTGGGGTATTTCCGGCACTCCATGGTCCGGTTCCCCCGGGGACCGACGGAACTGCGCAGCTACGGCCTGGGCGCCGACGGCCGGATCGTGTACGCCCCGGACCTGGGTGAAGAAGGCAACGCCACCTTTCCTCTCGCGGTGCCGAATGCTGCAAAGGTGAACAATACCATACAGGTCCTCTTCCCCTGCGAGGAGATCAACCTCTTCGATATCGTGGACCCCGGCGTCTTCGTCGCCCTCGACAACCTGACCGTACTCGGCCGGGACAACAGTCCGTTGCGCAAGTACGGCGCAGCCTTCGTGGAAGACCAGAGTTTCTTCGGCAACTGGATGACCAACGCCGCAGTGGTCTTCGCCAGGCCCGAGGACCGGGTCAAGATGTTCATGAGCTCAGGGCCCCGGGGCGTCAAGTATCTGCTGACCAACACGCCCGAATCGTGGCTCGACGAACCGCCGGAGAGTATCTCGGACGACGCCATGGCCCTGGCCCAGGGACGGGGATTCACGGCGGACCACGGCCTGATCCTCTACCCCTTCTACCAGAGCGCCCTGGACCTGTGGTCGCTCAACCGGGCCCGCCTGATGAAACTGGAGGACCACGGCGTGACCAACGCCCGGGCCGCCGAACTCCACGAGGAAAGCACCGAGGCGCTTCGGGCCGCCCGGGAAGCCCTGGAGAATCGCCGCTACGACGCCTTCGCCGCACAGTCGCGGGAGGCTTGGGGCTACGAGGCGCGGGCCTATCCCGACGTGCGGTACGCCGCGGACGACACGGTGGACGGCATCGTGTTCTACTTCATGCTGCTGGTCCCTTTTTGTTTCTTCCTCGAACGGCTTTTCTTCGGTTTCACGGACATTCGGAAGCGGCTGGCCTCGGTGGGCGTGATCTTCGCGGCGGTCTTCATGCTGCTGCAGAACGTGCACCCCGCCTTCCAACTCAGCCTGACGCCGTACATGGTCTTTCTCGCCTTCCTCATACTGGCCATGGCGCTGATCATCATCACCATGATCGTGACCCGGTTCGACACCGAGATGAAGAACCTGACCCGGTCTGCAGCCGGACTCCACGAGGCGGACATCGGCCGGCTGAGCGCCACGGCCGTGGCCATATCCCTGGGGATATCGAACCTGCGCAAGCGGAAGATGCGCACGGCGCTGACCGCGGTCACGCTGACCCTGCTGACCTTCACCGTGTTGTCCTTCACTTCCTTCCGGACCGGCATCCAGTTCTATACACTGGACCGCGAGAACACCCCGCCGTACGACGGCGTCCTCATGCGCAGCCTGTCGTGGCACTCCCTGCCCACCTCCTTCCTGCCCTACGTGGAGAATGCCTTCGAAGACCAGGCGGACGTGGTGCCCCGGTCCTGGTACGAGCCGGAGGACATGACCAGTCCCTATATCGATCTGCGCGTTCCGGGCAAAGGGACCGCCACCACGGTACAGTCCGTCCTGGGACTGCACGCCGACGAACCGGCCGTCACCGGCCTGGACCGCTACCTGGTGACGGGCGGACGGTGGTTCGCCCCGGACGAAAGGACGGTCTGCCTGCTGCCCACGGAACTGGCCGAGCGGTTGAACGTGGGGCCGGAGGACGTGGGTACGGCGGAGGTGGAGATCCTCGGGGGACGCTATACCGTGATCGGACTGCTCGATTCCGATGGATTCGACGCCTACCGGGACATGGACGACGAGAGCATCATGCCCGCCAGTTTCTCCATGACCCGGACCCTGACCGAAATGGACATCGAAGTGTTCATGTCCACTATCCAGGCCTCCGAGCACCTGCCGTCCCGCAACGTGCTGGTCCTGCCCTATCGGCAGACGCTCGACCTGAACGGGTCCACACGGTCCGTGGCGATCGCGGGGTTCGCCGACGGCGATCAGCTACGCGATTCCGTGGAGGCCTTCATGTCGCGGGTCCTCCTGGCCGTGTTCGTCGGCATGGAAGACGAAGTAAGGGTTTACAGCTCCCTGGGCGCCACTTCGGTCTCGGGCCTGGCCAACCTGATCATCCTGGTGCTCATCGCAGCGTTCCTGGTGTTGAACACCATGATGGGCGCCGTGTTCGAACGGTTCCGGGAAATCGGCGTGTACAGCGCGGTGGGCCTGGCGCCGAATCATGTCGCCGCCCTGTTCATCGCCGAAGCCGCCGTATTCGCGACCCTCGGGGCCGTCTTCGGTTACCTGGCAGGCCAGATCATTACCATGGGGCTCTCGCAGTGGGACCTGCTGGGCGGCATGTCGCTCAACTATTCCTCCCTGTCGACCGTATACGCCACGATGGTCGTCATGGCCATCGTCTTCCTGTCCACCCTCTACCCGGCTAAGAAGGCCGCGGACATGACGGTAGAGGACGTGACACGGCGCTGGTCGCCCCCGCCGCCCGATGACGACGACTGGTGCTTCGAGTTCCCGTTCACGGTGACCGTCCCCGAAGCGTTGCCGCTGTCGGGTTACCTCAACCACATCTTCCAGACGCACGAGGACAGTTCGGCGGAGGACTTCGTCGCCGAGGGGACCTCGCTCGACGCGATACAGGGGGATACCTTCGATACGTATCACGTGGCGTCCACCGTCTGGCTGGCGCCGTACGACCTCGCCATCAGCCAGGACGTGCGGCTTGAACTGGAGCCCGTGCTCCACGAGAGACTGTACCGCATCCTGATCGTGATCCACCGCCGCAGCGGAGACCTGGCGCAGTGGCAGACGATCAACCGGCGGTTCTTTTCCGTTTTGAGGAAGCGGTTTCTCGTGTGGCGGACCCTCGCCGAGCCCATAAAGGCGCGGTACCGGGATATCAAGGCTTTCGATCGCCACACGGCCCTGTAG
- a CDS encoding Ldh family oxidoreductase, with the protein MPVITPEKLHRIGCEVMEAAGCTADDACSVVDHLVDSNLFGHDSHGAIRIPEYVKAIKDEGRFKARADVRILRESPCTAVVDNGGALGQVGGTVAMQLAMKKAREHGTATVSLRRTSHVGRVGAYPLMAAREGLIGLAFVNAGRFGRQIPPFGGIDGRISTNPIAFSAPRRDDDPVMVDLTTSVVAEGKVRVAANKGVRVPEGWLIDHEGNPTTDPTVIKGPPPNGAILPMGGIVAHKGYSLGLLVEILGGTLSGQGCAQGEQTVSSNGVLFTVYDISFFTDLDWYYEEVEGLIRHVKASRTAPGFDEILIPGEPEFRLAAKRREEGISIDDTTWQQMKEAGTRVGLNPDEW; encoded by the coding sequence ATGCCCGTAATTACCCCCGAGAAACTGCATCGAATCGGCTGCGAAGTGATGGAGGCGGCCGGCTGTACGGCGGACGACGCCTGCAGCGTCGTAGACCACCTCGTGGATTCCAACCTCTTCGGCCATGATTCCCACGGCGCCATCCGGATCCCGGAATACGTCAAGGCCATCAAGGACGAGGGTCGCTTCAAGGCCCGGGCGGACGTGCGGATCCTGAGGGAGAGCCCGTGCACGGCCGTTGTGGACAACGGCGGCGCGCTCGGCCAGGTGGGCGGTACCGTCGCCATGCAACTGGCCATGAAGAAAGCCCGAGAACACGGTACGGCCACGGTTTCGCTCAGGCGTACCAGCCACGTGGGACGCGTGGGCGCCTATCCGCTCATGGCTGCCCGGGAGGGCCTGATCGGACTGGCCTTCGTCAACGCGGGCCGGTTCGGACGCCAGATCCCGCCCTTCGGCGGTATCGACGGGCGCATCAGCACCAACCCCATCGCTTTCTCCGCGCCTCGCCGGGACGACGATCCTGTCATGGTGGACCTGACCACTTCGGTCGTCGCGGAAGGCAAGGTGCGGGTCGCCGCGAACAAGGGCGTGCGGGTTCCCGAGGGCTGGTTGATCGACCACGAAGGGAATCCCACCACGGACCCAACCGTGATCAAGGGCCCGCCGCCCAACGGCGCCATCCTGCCCATGGGCGGCATCGTCGCCCACAAGGGCTACAGCCTGGGGCTGCTCGTGGAGATCCTGGGCGGCACGCTGAGCGGACAGGGATGCGCGCAGGGCGAGCAGACCGTATCGAGCAACGGGGTGCTCTTCACCGTCTACGATATTTCGTTCTTTACGGACCTGGACTGGTACTACGAGGAAGTCGAGGGGTTGATCCGCCACGTGAAAGCCAGCCGGACGGCACCCGGATTCGACGAGATACTCATACCGGGCGAACCGGAGTTCAGGCTGGCGGCGAAGCGCCGGGAGGAAGGCATCAGCATCGACGACACCACCTGGCAGCAGATGAAGGAAGCCGGGACGCGGGTCGGTCTGAATCCCGATGAATGGTAA
- a CDS encoding dehydrogenase: MPDDFRVALVADLRGSDGGVVFDNFGVDLLDEAGVFHAFLEEDRSPVTPDQLEDFDAVISMGQPYTQDSFAGVERVALIARTGVGYDMIDMDAATEADVMVTITPEATRKPVASATMALLLGLCHRVTIKDAIVRNDDWDIRFDHMGCEIRGRVVGLIGMGMIGCEVARMLAPFEPSEILVSDPAVTAEEASQLGVTLVDRETLLRRSTFVTIHCPLNEHTRYLIGSRELRMMREDAYLVNTARGAIVDQKALDQALQEGWIAGAAIDVFEQEPPDADDPLLSLPNVILAPHASCWTYELFRDIGHDCMKAALAVSRGEEPPYVVNRAVLERPGMKKKLERFRTQNAG; the protein is encoded by the coding sequence ATGCCCGATGATTTTCGCGTAGCCCTGGTCGCCGACCTGCGGGGTTCCGACGGCGGGGTCGTGTTCGACAATTTCGGCGTCGACCTGCTGGACGAAGCCGGGGTCTTTCATGCCTTCCTGGAAGAGGACCGGTCGCCCGTAACCCCGGATCAGCTCGAGGATTTCGACGCGGTGATCTCCATGGGCCAGCCCTACACGCAAGACTCCTTTGCCGGGGTTGAGCGCGTGGCGCTTATCGCCCGGACGGGCGTGGGCTACGACATGATCGATATGGACGCCGCGACGGAGGCGGACGTCATGGTGACGATCACGCCGGAGGCCACGCGCAAGCCCGTGGCCAGCGCCACGATGGCCCTGTTGCTCGGTCTCTGCCATCGGGTGACGATCAAGGACGCCATCGTACGGAACGACGACTGGGATATCCGGTTCGATCACATGGGATGTGAGATCCGGGGCCGCGTGGTCGGCCTGATCGGCATGGGCATGATCGGGTGCGAGGTGGCGCGCATGCTGGCGCCCTTCGAACCATCGGAGATCCTCGTTTCCGATCCAGCTGTGACCGCGGAAGAGGCCTCTCAACTGGGCGTAACGCTGGTGGACCGGGAGACCCTGCTCAGGCGCAGCACATTCGTCACCATCCACTGTCCGTTGAACGAACACACCCGGTACCTGATCGGTTCAAGGGAGCTGCGCATGATGCGGGAGGACGCCTATCTGGTCAACACGGCGCGCGGTGCCATCGTAGACCAGAAGGCACTGGACCAGGCGTTGCAGGAAGGCTGGATAGCTGGCGCGGCCATCGACGTTTTCGAGCAGGAACCACCAGACGCCGACGATCCCCTGCTTTCCCTGCCGAACGTCATCCTGGCGCCTCACGCTTCGTGCTGGACCTACGAGCTGTTTCGGGATATCGGACACGACTGCATGAAGGCGGCCCTGGCCGTTTCCAGGGGTGAAGAGCCTCCCTACGTGGTCAACCGGGCGGTGCTCGAGCGTCCGGGAATGAAGAAGAAACTGGAGCGATTCAGGACACAGAACGCAGGTTAG
- a CDS encoding peptide transporter, translating to MSDTSREQREQRERDEKAAGQDATSNGQDDRWQIVPDSLPYEDGFSSRIIWAAFFVGLVMLPGAIYLELVTGKSFAGAAEWVTIIMFIEIGKRLFIKLKPQEAIILYWLAAGLAATGLGASGMAAGSSVHGAPFAKMIWFQYLIQSPQADGLAQLLPQWVSPPRGSDSLITRTLFSMEWMEPILLAILVSILGLVNALSLGYVLFRITADTERLPFPLAPVQAAGATALAESSAGEETWRWRLFTVGAMIGLGWGILYVVVPTVSGVVLTKGVEVFPIPFADFTPRVRDVLPASPIGIGTDMATLLVGFVLPFWIVVGTFISSFVVTFIANPALYHFGLLHSWAPGMSTIPTSINNTIDFWLSFSSIGTSLVIGLIGLVAFARALRRDPDGASGVQGPRRPPPERGDFRLPIPIALWALSTLCFIALVYYLEPTFPVWISVVFGFLWTPFFSYIGARMIGLTGSPYGSSFPYAREGSFYLSGYKGVAIWFAPVPLFDHSGVVATFRQLELTRTRFPSLVKLYILSLLLLIVFSFLFYALIWKLAPIPSAAYPFVEKMWPLQATMETIWIKSTLPGGSDVIGQLIKWEYIGAGMGFTVALYGVLSLLKAPPLLFYGLVAGLGTGAWIHYTLPTFIGAMLGRFYFGRRYGEKRWRAYAPVILAGYGCGLGLIGMAAVSLVLIAKSTSQILF from the coding sequence ATGAGTGACACCAGCCGGGAACAGCGGGAACAGAGGGAACGGGACGAGAAGGCCGCCGGACAGGACGCGACTTCCAACGGACAGGACGACCGGTGGCAAATCGTGCCGGACAGCCTGCCCTACGAGGACGGGTTCAGCAGCAGGATTATCTGGGCCGCCTTCTTCGTTGGGCTGGTCATGCTCCCGGGGGCGATCTACCTGGAACTGGTGACCGGAAAGAGTTTCGCGGGCGCCGCGGAGTGGGTCACCATCATCATGTTCATCGAGATCGGGAAGCGCCTGTTCATCAAGCTGAAACCCCAGGAAGCCATCATACTCTACTGGCTTGCCGCCGGTCTGGCGGCGACGGGCCTGGGCGCCAGCGGCATGGCGGCCGGATCATCGGTTCACGGCGCGCCTTTCGCCAAGATGATCTGGTTCCAGTATCTGATCCAGTCCCCCCAGGCCGACGGGCTGGCCCAGCTTCTACCCCAGTGGGTATCGCCGCCCCGGGGTTCCGATTCCCTGATCACCCGGACCCTCTTCTCCATGGAGTGGATGGAACCCATCCTGCTGGCCATCCTCGTGTCCATTCTCGGCCTGGTCAACGCCCTTTCGCTGGGATACGTGCTCTTCCGCATCACGGCGGACACCGAGCGCCTGCCCTTCCCCCTGGCGCCCGTACAGGCGGCCGGCGCCACCGCGCTGGCGGAATCGTCGGCGGGCGAGGAGACCTGGCGATGGCGCCTGTTTACCGTCGGCGCCATGATCGGCCTGGGCTGGGGCATACTTTACGTGGTCGTCCCGACAGTATCGGGCGTGGTGCTGACCAAGGGCGTCGAGGTCTTCCCCATTCCCTTCGCGGACTTCACGCCGCGGGTCCGGGACGTGCTGCCCGCGTCGCCCATCGGCATCGGCACGGACATGGCCACGCTCCTGGTGGGTTTCGTCCTGCCCTTCTGGATCGTGGTCGGCACCTTCATCAGTTCTTTCGTCGTCACTTTCATCGCCAATCCGGCCCTCTACCACTTTGGCCTGCTACACAGCTGGGCGCCGGGGATGAGCACCATCCCCACGTCCATCAACAACACCATCGATTTCTGGCTGAGTTTCTCCTCCATCGGCACTTCCCTGGTCATCGGCCTGATCGGTCTGGTCGCCTTCGCCCGCGCCCTGAGGCGAGACCCGGACGGCGCATCCGGAGTCCAGGGACCCCGCCGGCCGCCGCCGGAACGGGGCGATTTCAGGCTGCCCATCCCCATCGCGCTCTGGGCGTTGTCGACCCTGTGCTTCATCGCTCTGGTCTACTACCTCGAACCCACGTTCCCGGTATGGATCTCCGTGGTGTTCGGGTTCTTGTGGACGCCCTTCTTCTCCTACATCGGCGCCCGCATGATCGGCCTCACGGGCTCGCCCTACGGATCGTCCTTCCCCTACGCGAGGGAGGGGTCCTTCTACCTGTCGGGCTACAAGGGCGTGGCCATCTGGTTCGCGCCGGTTCCGCTCTTCGATCACAGCGGCGTGGTCGCGACCTTCCGGCAGCTGGAACTCACCCGAACGCGATTTCCAAGCCTGGTCAAACTGTATATATTGAGCCTGTTGCTGCTTATCGTGTTCAGTTTCCTGTTCTATGCCCTGATCTGGAAACTGGCGCCCATACCGTCCGCGGCCTATCCCTTCGTCGAGAAGATGTGGCCGCTGCAGGCGACGATGGAGACGATCTGGATCAAGTCGACCCTGCCGGGCGGATCGGATGTGATCGGGCAACTCATCAAGTGGGAGTACATCGGCGCCGGGATGGGGTTCACGGTGGCCCTTTACGGGGTCCTGAGCCTGCTCAAGGCGCCGCCGCTGTTGTTCTACGGCCTGGTGGCCGGACTGGGTACGGGGGCCTGGATACACTACACGCTGCCCACGTTCATCGGAGCGATGCTGGGCCGGTTCTATTTCGGGCGGCGGTACGGAGAAAAAAGGTGGCGCGCCTACGCGCCCGTGATCCTGGCCGGATACGGGTGCGGACTGGGACTGATCGGCATGGCCGCCGTCTCCCTGGTGCTGATCGCCAAGTCCACGTCCCAGATCCTGTTCTGA
- a CDS encoding DUF2911 domain-containing protein, translated as MLRITRMIGGLVLAMALTSLGGGTADAQTTMPAGGEGMDPGRGMAEVALSGGKVSIDYGRPEMKGRDMLAMAPAGFVWRFGSNKSTTFASDADLMFGDQTLAKGSYSAWIKHVEGDSWSLIFNSEVGIWGAPGASRENDVLEVPLSYSTGDESVERLTVELKDSDGKGRLSVSWGTHRLKGSFAAK; from the coding sequence ATGCTACGCATTACCCGTATGATCGGCGGCCTGGTCCTTGCCATGGCCCTTACTTCCCTGGGCGGCGGGACCGCCGATGCCCAGACAACCATGCCAGCCGGCGGTGAAGGCATGGATCCCGGCCGGGGCATGGCGGAAGTCGCGTTGTCGGGCGGCAAGGTATCCATCGACTACGGCCGTCCCGAAATGAAGGGCAGGGACATGCTCGCCATGGCGCCGGCAGGATTCGTATGGCGCTTCGGCAGCAACAAGTCCACCACTTTTGCTTCTGACGCCGATCTAATGTTCGGAGACCAGACCCTGGCCAAGGGATCCTACAGCGCATGGATCAAGCACGTGGAAGGCGATTCGTGGTCGCTCATCTTCAACAGTGAGGTGGGGATCTGGGGCGCACCGGGCGCCAGCCGGGAGAACGACGTGCTGGAAGTACCGCTGAGTTACAGCACGGGCGACGAATCGGTGGAGCGGCTCACCGTGGAGCTCAAGGATTCGGATGGGAAGGGAAGGCTGTCCGTTTCGTGGGGAACCCACCGGCTCAAGGGCAGTTTCGCCGCCAAGTAG
- a CDS encoding amidohydrolase/deacetylase family metallohydrolase: MYDLIIKGGHVIDPENGISGSRDVAVDGGLIAAVEHDIPAEHGRKVARVHGHYVTPGLLDIHMHAYGGYRGWVFPDAHVLPNGVTTVLDTGGAGWRKFEDFKDTVIADSTTRVLALINIVGAGMEGAVEQDVSEMDPVPCGDMISRYPEHVVGSKTAHFGGPGWEAVDGAVEAARRSGTIAMIDFAPKPTRSYRDLLLKKLSPGDIHTHLYAQHIPLLDEHGRVNDYVREARDKGILFDLGHGGGSFWFRIAVPAIEQGFLPDTISTDLHKYSALMPNASMNTTMSKCLNMGMTLEDVIMRSTRNPARAIRRPELGTLSIGAEADVAVLELEYGEFGFVDSGHARMRGDRRLRCLLTVRAGEVVWDLNGLTRPDWDKAGKYIRTE, translated from the coding sequence ATGTACGATTTGATCATCAAAGGCGGCCACGTCATCGATCCGGAGAACGGCATCAGCGGAAGCCGGGACGTCGCCGTCGACGGCGGCCTGATCGCGGCGGTGGAGCACGACATCCCGGCGGAACACGGCCGGAAGGTCGCCCGCGTCCACGGCCATTACGTCACGCCAGGGCTGCTCGACATCCACATGCACGCCTACGGCGGTTACCGGGGGTGGGTGTTCCCCGACGCCCACGTGCTCCCCAACGGGGTGACCACTGTGCTGGATACGGGAGGCGCCGGCTGGAGGAAATTCGAAGACTTCAAGGACACGGTCATCGCGGATTCCACAACCCGGGTCCTGGCCCTGATCAATATCGTGGGCGCCGGCATGGAAGGCGCCGTGGAGCAGGACGTTTCGGAGATGGACCCGGTTCCCTGCGGGGACATGATCAGCCGGTACCCGGAGCACGTCGTAGGGTCCAAGACCGCCCATTTCGGCGGTCCGGGCTGGGAGGCGGTGGACGGCGCCGTCGAGGCAGCCCGGCGAAGCGGCACCATCGCCATGATCGATTTCGCGCCGAAGCCGACCCGGAGCTACCGGGACCTGCTGCTGAAGAAGCTGAGCCCCGGCGACATCCATACGCACCTCTACGCGCAGCACATCCCCCTGCTGGACGAACACGGACGGGTGAACGACTACGTCCGGGAAGCCCGGGACAAGGGCATCCTCTTCGACCTGGGCCACGGCGGCGGCAGCTTCTGGTTCCGCATCGCCGTGCCGGCCATCGAGCAGGGGTTCCTGCCGGATACCATCAGCACGGACCTCCACAAGTACAGCGCCCTGATGCCAAACGCTAGCATGAACACGACCATGTCGAAATGCCTGAACATGGGGATGACCCTGGAGGACGTGATCATGCGCTCCACGCGAAACCCCGCACGCGCCATCCGGCGCCCCGAACTGGGCACGCTGAGCATCGGCGCGGAGGCGGACGTCGCCGTGCTGGAGCTGGAATACGGAGAGTTCGGTTTCGTGGACTCGGGCCATGCGCGCATGCGCGGCGACCGGCGGCTGAGGTGCCTGCTGACGGTGCGGGCCGGTGAGGTGGTCTGGGACCTGAACGGCCTGACGCGTCCGGACTGGGACAAGGCGGGGAAGTACATCAGGACCGAGTAG